One Cervus canadensis isolate Bull #8, Minnesota chromosome 12, ASM1932006v1, whole genome shotgun sequence DNA window includes the following coding sequences:
- the ERICH5 gene encoding glutamate-rich protein 5 isoform X3, translating to MGCSSSALNKAGDGNRLRSATEESESCFVQPKPRAQGRESTLCGKVQKESLPPLEKLKISAASTANGVQFLPEQPLAKEAADPPGATEETQPLEGLKGSEPPQPGGKDGAPGAGGKEEDVEAATEAPPLKGSAETEPLGAEAKGQPLITAGERDSVQGTEDPQAAGEMTPLGIAERVPLEAAREPGSQEAGGNGEQSQLPETVTKETESPEILEGSQPVETAQTQQLQETVGEDEQSQLVETVPKENASLQVSDGSQSVGAEEEKQLQETLGKDEQSQLRETIPREHGGPEVSDASQSVATAVKADSLYKTPEGPGNMQKIQPERTVGSMEQPAGILETGAKVEMARKIHTDEEDQHIEGETGETVETEMESEKVSEEAETKEETGEAVDLSAATQIGMDGRVKGHSML from the exons CCACAGAAGAAAGTGAGTCCTGCTTTGTCCAGCCCAAACCACGTGCACAGGGAAGAGAATCTACTTTGTGTGGCAAAGTACAAAAGGAAAGCCTTCCTCCATTAGAGAAGCTCAAGATCTCAGCCGCATCCACAGCTAATGGTGTTCAGTTCCTCCCTGAACAGCCTCTGGCAAAGGAGGCTGCAGACCCACCAGGAGCCACAGAGGAAACTCAGCCTCTGGAGGGACTGAAGGGGTCTGAGCCACCTCAGCCAGGTGGCAAAGATGGTGCTCCAGgagcaggaggaaaggaggaggatgTGGAAGCAGCGACAGAGGCTCCGCCTTTGAAAGGAAGTGCTGAGACTGAACCTTTAGGAGCGGAAGCCAAAGGTCAGCCTTTGATAACAGCGGGAGAAAGGGACTCTGTGCAAGGTACTGAGGATCCACAAGCTGCTGGAGAGATGACGCCTCTAGGAATAGCTGAGAGAGTTCCTCTGGAAGCAGCCAGAGAGCCAGGATCTCAAGAAGCTGGGGGAAACGGTGAACAGTCCCAACTCCCAGAGACAGTTACCAAGGAGACAGAATCTCCGGAGATATTGGAAGGCAGTCAGCCTGTGGAAACAGCTCAGACGCAGCAACTTCAAGAAACAGTGGGAGAAGATGAGCAGTCCCAACTTGTAGAAACAGTTCCCAAGGAGAATGCATCTCTGCAAGTATCGGACGGAA GTCAGTCTGTGGGAGCTGAGGAAGAGAAGCAACTTCAGGAAACGCTGGGGAAAGATGAGCAATCCCAGCTTCGAGAGACGATTCCCAGAGAGCATGGTGGACCGGAAGTGTCGGACGCAAGTCAGTCTGTGGCGACAGCTGTAAAGGCTGATTCACTCTATAAAACTCCCGAAGGTCCTGGGAACATGCAGAAGATCCAACCTGAAAGAACAGTTGGAAGCATGGAACAGCCCGCAGGAATTCTAGAGACAGGGGCGAAGGTGGAAATGGCCAGGAAAATTCACACTGACGAAGAGGACCAACACATTGAAG GTGAGACAGGAGAAACGGTTGAAACAGAGATGGAGAGTGAGAAAGTCAGTGAAGAGGctgaaacaaaagaagaaacaggagaAGCCGTGGATCTTTCAGCAGCCACACAGATAGGTATGGATGGAAGGGTGAAGGGACACAGCATGTTAtaa
- the ERICH5 gene encoding glutamate-rich protein 5 isoform X2: MGCSSSALNKAGDGNRLRSATEESESCFVQPKPRAQGRESTLCGKVQKESLPPLEKLKISAASTANGVQFLPEQPLAKEAADPPGATEETQPLEGLKGSEPPQPGGKDGAPGAGGKEEDVEAATEAPPLKGSAETEPLGAEAKGQPLITAGERDSVQGTEDPQAAGEMTPLGIAERVPLEAAREPGSQEAGGNGEQSQLPETVTKETESPEILEGSQPVETAQTQQLQETVGEDEQSQLVETVPKENASLQVSDGSQSVGADEKNQLQETLGKDEQSQLRETIPREHGGPEVSDASQSVATAVKADSLYKTPEGPGNMQKIQPERTVGSMEQPAGILETGAKVEMARKIHTDEEDQHIEGETGETVETEMESEKVSEEAETKEETGEAVDLSAATQIGMDGRVKGHSML, encoded by the exons CCACAGAAGAAAGTGAGTCCTGCTTTGTCCAGCCCAAACCACGTGCACAGGGAAGAGAATCTACTTTGTGTGGCAAAGTACAAAAGGAAAGCCTTCCTCCATTAGAGAAGCTCAAGATCTCAGCCGCATCCACAGCTAATGGTGTTCAGTTCCTCCCTGAACAGCCTCTGGCAAAGGAGGCTGCAGACCCACCAGGAGCCACAGAGGAAACTCAGCCTCTGGAGGGACTGAAGGGGTCTGAGCCACCTCAGCCAGGTGGCAAAGATGGTGCTCCAGgagcaggaggaaaggaggaggatgTGGAAGCAGCGACAGAGGCTCCGCCTTTGAAAGGAAGTGCTGAGACTGAACCTTTAGGAGCGGAAGCCAAAGGTCAGCCTTTGATAACAGCGGGAGAAAGGGACTCTGTGCAAGGTACTGAGGATCCACAAGCTGCTGGAGAGATGACGCCTCTAGGAATAGCTGAGAGAGTTCCTCTGGAAGCAGCCAGAGAGCCAGGATCTCAAGAAGCTGGGGGAAACGGTGAACAGTCCCAACTCCCAGAGACAGTTACCAAGGAGACAGAATCTCCGGAGATATTGGAAGGCAGTCAGCCTGTGGAAACAGCTCAGACGCAGCAACTTCAAGAAACAGTGGGAGAAGATGAGCAGTCCCAACTTGTAGAAACAGTTCCCAAGGAGAATGCATCTCTGCAAGTATCGGACGGAAGTCAGTCTGTGGGAGCTGACGAAAAAAACCAACTTCAGGAGACGCTGGGGAAAG ATGAGCAATCCCAGCTTCGAGAGACGATTCCCAGAGAGCATGGTGGACCGGAAGTGTCGGACGCAAGTCAGTCTGTGGCGACAGCTGTAAAGGCTGATTCACTCTATAAAACTCCCGAAGGTCCTGGGAACATGCAGAAGATCCAACCTGAAAGAACAGTTGGAAGCATGGAACAGCCCGCAGGAATTCTAGAGACAGGGGCGAAGGTGGAAATGGCCAGGAAAATTCACACTGACGAAGAGGACCAACACATTGAAG GTGAGACAGGAGAAACGGTTGAAACAGAGATGGAGAGTGAGAAAGTCAGTGAAGAGGctgaaacaaaagaagaaacaggagaAGCCGTGGATCTTTCAGCAGCCACACAGATAGGTATGGATGGAAGGGTGAAGGGACACAGCATGTTAtaa
- the ERICH5 gene encoding glutamate-rich protein 5 isoform X1 — MGCSSSALNKAGDGNRLRSATEESESCFVQPKPRAQGRESTLCGKVQKESLPPLEKLKISAASTANGVQFLPEQPLAKEAADPPGATEETQPLEGLKGSEPPQPGGKDGAPGAGGKEEDVEAATEAPPLKGSAETEPLGAEAKGQPLITAGERDSVQGTEDPQAAGEMTPLGIAERVPLEAAREPGSQEAGGNGEQSQLPETVTKETESPEILEGSQPVETAQTQQLQETVGEDEQSQLVETVPKENASLQVSDGSQSVGADEKNQLQETLGKDEQSQLRETMPREHGGLEVSDGSQSVGAEEEKQLQETLGKDEQSQLRETIPREHGGPEVSDASQSVATAVKADSLYKTPEGPGNMQKIQPERTVGSMEQPAGILETGAKVEMARKIHTDEEDQHIEGETGETVETEMESEKVSEEAETKEETGEAVDLSAATQIGMDGRVKGHSML; from the exons CCACAGAAGAAAGTGAGTCCTGCTTTGTCCAGCCCAAACCACGTGCACAGGGAAGAGAATCTACTTTGTGTGGCAAAGTACAAAAGGAAAGCCTTCCTCCATTAGAGAAGCTCAAGATCTCAGCCGCATCCACAGCTAATGGTGTTCAGTTCCTCCCTGAACAGCCTCTGGCAAAGGAGGCTGCAGACCCACCAGGAGCCACAGAGGAAACTCAGCCTCTGGAGGGACTGAAGGGGTCTGAGCCACCTCAGCCAGGTGGCAAAGATGGTGCTCCAGgagcaggaggaaaggaggaggatgTGGAAGCAGCGACAGAGGCTCCGCCTTTGAAAGGAAGTGCTGAGACTGAACCTTTAGGAGCGGAAGCCAAAGGTCAGCCTTTGATAACAGCGGGAGAAAGGGACTCTGTGCAAGGTACTGAGGATCCACAAGCTGCTGGAGAGATGACGCCTCTAGGAATAGCTGAGAGAGTTCCTCTGGAAGCAGCCAGAGAGCCAGGATCTCAAGAAGCTGGGGGAAACGGTGAACAGTCCCAACTCCCAGAGACAGTTACCAAGGAGACAGAATCTCCGGAGATATTGGAAGGCAGTCAGCCTGTGGAAACAGCTCAGACGCAGCAACTTCAAGAAACAGTGGGAGAAGATGAGCAGTCCCAACTTGTAGAAACAGTTCCCAAGGAGAATGCATCTCTGCAAGTATCGGACGGAAGTCAGTCTGTGGGAGCTGACGAAAAAAACCAACTTCAGGAGACGCTGGGGAAAGATGAGCAGTCTCAGCTTCGAGAAACGATGCCCAGAGAGCATGGCGGACTGGAAGTGTCGGACGGAAGTCAGTCTGTGGGAGCTGAGGAAGAGAAGCAACTTCAGGAAACGCTGGGGAAAGATGAGCAATCCCAGCTTCGAGAGACGATTCCCAGAGAGCATGGTGGACCGGAAGTGTCGGACGCAAGTCAGTCTGTGGCGACAGCTGTAAAGGCTGATTCACTCTATAAAACTCCCGAAGGTCCTGGGAACATGCAGAAGATCCAACCTGAAAGAACAGTTGGAAGCATGGAACAGCCCGCAGGAATTCTAGAGACAGGGGCGAAGGTGGAAATGGCCAGGAAAATTCACACTGACGAAGAGGACCAACACATTGAAG GTGAGACAGGAGAAACGGTTGAAACAGAGATGGAGAGTGAGAAAGTCAGTGAAGAGGctgaaacaaaagaagaaacaggagaAGCCGTGGATCTTTCAGCAGCCACACAGATAGGTATGGATGGAAGGGTGAAGGGACACAGCATGTTAtaa